The following is a genomic window from Thermotoga sp..
TTTCCTCAGATCCCCTCTGGAAGCTTTCTACAATTCTCTCCACATTTTTTGCACTCTCTGATATCATTCGGATGGTTTCTATGACCTTTTTCAGCGTGTTTCCCGCTTCTTTTGCAAGTTGCGCGCTTTGGTCGGTAAAATTCGCAGCCTGCTGAGCGTTGTCCGCGATGTTCTTTGTAGCACTGCTGATCTCCTCGGATCCTGCGGTGGTTTCCTGAACAGAGGCGGAGATGGATTCAGTCTTCATGGATATGTTGTCCATTTCTTTTGAAATCTCAACAAGCTGGTTCGTTGTTTCCTCGTTTGCATGAGAAATCTCTTCGATACTCTTTGAGACTGAAAAGGTCTCCTCCTGCACTTTCTTGAGGTTGTCCCTCAAATATTCTATGGACGCTTTGAACTCACGCAGCAAGGTTCCCAGTTCATCTCTGACTTTCACTTCCTGAATCTCGATCGTGAGATCGTTGTTTCTCAGAGATCTAGACGCTTCCATAACGGGCTTTAAGAGTCTCAAACTGTAAGACACTAATATGAGCAAAAACACCACACCGGCTGCTGCTACGACGGGAATAGCCACAAAAGAGAGACTGCCAACGAGCTTTGCGTTCTGAAGAATCTCTCTGTCAAGGTTCTTCTTGGTTTTGTCCAGATTCGACATGATGTCCTCCTTCACCCTGTCGGAAAGACCCTCTATTCTGGATATGGCCTGAGTGTCTCCGGAGATTATCTCCGAGATGTTCCGTTCGAGAGCGCTCATACTTTCTTTCAGAGAAGGAATCTTGTCGGCAACTTTTTTCAGTTCATTGAAACGCGCCTTTACCTCGTCTATTGTCACCACATTGTTCACAAGCAGCGCAATCGCCGTTTCGAGTTCTTCCAGCTTATCCAGACTCTCCACGGCAAGCTCGTACTCTTCAAACGCAGACCTCACGCTCTGACCTGATCTCAAAAACAGAGTACCACCCAGGATAGCCATGAACACCAGTGCTCCCAGGGGAACGAATGCGGCTACAAAGATCTTGGCTCTGAAACCCACGATTCTCCCTCCCTTCAACCTTGAAGGATGAAGTGTGGTATGCCCGCCACCCTGACCTTGTCAACGATGTATCCTTCGAAGGAACCTGCTGATGTTTCCAGTCGATAGGCTTCCCCTTCATCTACCTTCATATCTCTGACCCCCGAGAGAATGAAAGCAACTTCTCTGTCCGACAATCCCGACAGAATCACGTTTTCTCTGTTACCTTTCCATTTGAGAATTCCCCTGATGGGCCTCAACCACCTATGGCAAGAAAAAGGTGAGTCTTCGACGATCTCCAATTTCACCTTGTCGTGATCGATCGGGAACATCTTCACGTTGAATTTGTGTAAAAGGTTGTACCTTCTCACAAAAAGCGTTCCTTCCTCTCTGGGTTCCAGCGTGTCAG
Proteins encoded in this region:
- a CDS encoding methyl-accepting chemotaxis protein translates to MAILGGTLFLRSGQSVRSAFEEYELAVESLDKLEELETAIALLVNNVVTIDEVKARFNELKKVADKIPSLKESMSALERNISEIISGDTQAISRIEGLSDRVKEDIMSNLDKTKKNLDREILQNAKLVGSLSFVAIPVVAAAGVVFLLILVSYSLRLLKPVMEASRSLRNNDLTIEIQEVKVRDELGTLLREFKASIEYLRDNLKKVQEETFSVSKSIEEISHANEETTNQLVEISKEMDNISMKTESISASVQETTAGSEEISSATKNIADNAQQAANFTDQSAQLAKEAGNTLKKVIETIRMISESAKNVERIVESFQRGSEEITGFVETINSIAEQTNLLALNAAIEAARAGEAGRGFAVVADEIRKLAEESQQASENVRKVVDEIRSIAQDAEKVSSEITGRVEEGTRLADEADEKLNSIVGAVERINEMLQNIAAAIEEQTAAVDEITTAMTENSKNTEEIANSVKEVNARLQEISAGAEEITSKVQAIRENVRMLEEIVARYKI